One window from the genome of bacterium encodes:
- a CDS encoding thiamine pyrophosphate-dependent enzyme, whose product MPETKPVQPVKSVWEQNATPRHRIQWCPGCGDYAVLNALKAALTSLEMRPSEAFLVGGIGCSGQIRNYLNGNTFYGTHGGALAYALGAKMANPGLKVIVLAGDGDTLAIGVENFVHICRRDPDITLVIMDNGVYGLTKGQDSPSWGLGQPEMKLSEEHPPFLDPLKLALASEATFVAQSFSGDPKMTTQLMVEAVRHPGFAMLNDFSPCVTYNKLNTYDWFRDHVEPVPDGHDPASLEAAERLIHEFDRRQKLPVGVIYRHPRKKEPAKRLPLWPAELANVDVEPMLAGFR is encoded by the coding sequence ATGCCTGAGACGAAGCCGGTGCAGCCCGTGAAGTCGGTCTGGGAGCAAAACGCCACGCCGCGGCACCGCATTCAGTGGTGCCCCGGGTGCGGCGACTACGCCGTGCTCAACGCCCTCAAGGCCGCCCTGACCTCTCTCGAAATGAGGCCGTCCGAGGCCTTCCTGGTCGGGGGGATAGGCTGCTCGGGCCAGATCCGCAACTACCTCAACGGCAACACCTTTTACGGCACGCACGGCGGTGCGCTCGCCTACGCCCTCGGCGCCAAAATGGCCAACCCCGGCCTGAAGGTGATCGTGCTGGCCGGCGACGGCGACACGCTGGCCATCGGCGTGGAGAACTTCGTGCACATCTGCCGGCGCGACCCGGACATCACGCTCGTCATCATGGACAACGGCGTCTACGGCCTGACGAAGGGGCAGGATTCGCCGTCGTGGGGCCTCGGGCAGCCGGAGATGAAGCTCTCCGAGGAACACCCGCCCTTCCTGGATCCGCTCAAGCTTGCCCTCGCCTCGGAAGCCACCTTCGTCGCGCAGTCATTCTCCGGCGATCCGAAGATGACGACGCAGTTGATGGTCGAGGCCGTCCGGCATCCCGGCTTCGCGATGCTGAACGACTTTTCGCCCTGCGTGACGTACAATAAGCTCAACACGTACGATTGGTTCCGCGACCACGTGGAGCCGGTGCCCGACGGCCACGATCCGGCGAGCCTGGAAGCGGCGGAGCGCCTGATCCATGAGTTCGACCGTCGTCAGAAGTTGCCCGTGGGCGTCATCTACCGGCACCCGCGTAAGAAGGAGCCGGCGAAGCGGCTGCCGCTGTGGCCGGCCGAGCTCGCCAACGTCGACGTCGAGCCGATGCTGGCGGGATTCCGGTAG
- a CDS encoding 2-oxoacid:acceptor oxidoreductase subunit alpha, with protein MQTNRMKLLIGGVQLRDGVSTVTDILGRLLTRDGLYVTAVERGFASTIYGAHQYDPLVIAPEPPTSWGDSRVDILVGLEYDVNPDSKVQPNRDTLLRHARELRDGGVAIYDSSTGIVPTDDLEARGVRVFPIPARQIAQRDLKKEVVKNVVMTGALFRLLDFDQDESRLRRLLEERFAKRGAGLVDLNLEAARRGRAAAEAILRERGWRDIGMRLEPVAGKPPAVYIGGNEALAIGAIQAGVRFYAGYPITPATSILEFMQRHLPRYGGRALQGANERESIRAALGAAAVGVLSMVGTSGPGLSLKVEEIGVSGITETPLVIVDTMRAGPSTGMPTKPEQGDLWLVTGGGHGEIPRIVIAPSTIEECCSLMRDAVRLSDKYQCPVFFLTDLNLSEGRATVREDAFKNGGRPAREVLSETDVHEGRYLRYRLTDSGISPRLVPGTPGVTAKVNSTEHDEAGFVTTHRPMRVAQMDKRMHKMMEYLQHDAKPPQVYGTLGKGPILVGWGSTKPVLLDARERLRSEGVEAAVVHFTHLWPFPTALAKPLLDRGVPVVVCEHNYLGQLAGLIQAHCLIQTRRVLKYNGRPLHPSEVVRAVHEVTSNGAGTIRLGGKEPLMVEVSLDA; from the coding sequence ATGCAGACCAATCGAATGAAGCTGCTCATCGGGGGCGTGCAGCTTCGCGACGGCGTGTCCACGGTCACGGACATTCTGGGGCGTCTGCTGACGCGCGACGGTCTCTACGTGACGGCCGTCGAGCGCGGCTTCGCGTCGACGATCTACGGCGCCCACCAATACGACCCGCTCGTCATCGCGCCGGAGCCGCCGACCTCATGGGGTGATTCGCGGGTCGATATCCTCGTGGGTCTCGAGTACGACGTCAACCCGGACTCGAAGGTCCAGCCGAACCGCGACACGCTGCTGCGCCATGCCCGCGAACTGCGCGACGGCGGCGTCGCCATCTACGACAGCTCGACCGGGATTGTGCCGACCGACGACCTCGAGGCGCGCGGCGTGCGCGTCTTCCCGATTCCCGCGCGTCAAATCGCGCAGCGCGACCTCAAGAAGGAAGTCGTCAAGAACGTCGTCATGACGGGCGCGCTCTTCCGGCTGCTCGACTTCGATCAGGACGAGAGCCGCCTGCGCCGTCTGCTCGAGGAACGGTTCGCCAAGCGCGGGGCCGGGCTCGTCGATCTGAACCTCGAGGCGGCCCGGCGCGGCCGCGCGGCCGCGGAAGCGATTCTCAGGGAGCGCGGGTGGCGCGACATCGGGATGCGGCTGGAGCCGGTCGCCGGGAAGCCGCCCGCAGTGTACATCGGCGGGAACGAGGCGCTTGCGATCGGCGCCATTCAGGCCGGGGTTCGATTCTACGCCGGCTACCCGATCACGCCCGCGACATCGATTCTCGAATTCATGCAGCGGCATCTGCCGCGGTACGGCGGCCGCGCGCTGCAGGGCGCGAACGAACGCGAGTCGATCCGGGCCGCGCTCGGCGCCGCGGCGGTCGGCGTGCTCAGCATGGTCGGCACGAGCGGCCCGGGGCTGTCGCTCAAGGTGGAAGAGATCGGCGTCTCCGGCATCACCGAGACGCCGCTCGTCATTGTGGATACGATGCGGGCGGGTCCGTCGACGGGGATGCCGACGAAGCCGGAGCAGGGCGACCTGTGGCTCGTGACCGGCGGCGGCCACGGCGAGATCCCGCGCATCGTGATTGCGCCATCCACGATCGAAGAGTGCTGTTCGCTGATGCGCGACGCGGTGCGGCTGTCGGACAAGTACCAGTGCCCGGTCTTTTTCCTGACGGACCTCAACCTGAGCGAAGGACGCGCCACCGTCCGTGAGGACGCGTTCAAGAACGGCGGACGGCCCGCGCGCGAGGTCTTGAGCGAGACGGACGTTCACGAGGGGCGCTATCTTCGGTACCGCCTCACCGATTCGGGCATCTCGCCGCGCCTCGTTCCGGGGACCCCGGGGGTCACCGCCAAGGTCAACAGCACCGAGCACGACGAGGCCGGATTCGTCACCACCCACCGGCCGATGCGCGTCGCGCAGATGGACAAGCGCATGCACAAGATGATGGAGTATCTCCAGCACGACGCGAAGCCGCCGCAAGTTTACGGCACCCTGGGTAAAGGTCCGATCCTCGTGGGGTGGGGTTCAACCAAACCGGTCCTGTTGGACGCGCGTGAACGCCTGCGGTCGGAAGGCGTCGAGGCCGCGGTCGTGCACTTTACGCACCTCTGGCCGTTCCCGACGGCGCTCGCGAAGCCGCTGCTCGATCGCGGCGTGCCGGTAGTCGTCTGCGAACACAACTACCTGGGGCAACTGGCCGGTCTGATCCAGGCCCACTGTCTCATTCAAACGCGGCGCGTCCTCAAGTACAACGGACGGCCGCTGCACCCGTCCGAGGTCGTTCGTGCCGTGCACGAGGTGACCAGCAACGGCGCCGGCACGATCCGCCTCGGCGGCAAGGAACCCTTGATGGTCGAGGTGTCGCTCGATGCCTGA
- a CDS encoding HU family DNA-binding protein, with protein sequence MNREGDMTKAQFAAKLAEKWKTPKAHAVRTLDDVLDQLTSTLKKGDRVRFPGFGTFRVLKRKARIARNPQTGEPVKVPARTVPRFTPAKELKELVKRA encoded by the coding sequence ATAAACCGGGAGGGAGACATGACGAAGGCTCAGTTCGCGGCGAAGCTCGCTGAGAAGTGGAAGACACCGAAGGCGCACGCGGTCCGCACGCTCGATGACGTGCTGGACCAGCTGACCTCGACCTTGAAGAAGGGCGATCGCGTTCGTTTTCCCGGGTTCGGAACGTTCCGGGTCCTGAAGCGGAAGGCCCGGATCGCGCGCAACCCGCAGACCGGCGAGCCGGTGAAGGTGCCGGCCAGGACGGTTCCCCGGTTCACCCCGGCCAAGGAACTGAAGGAGCTCGTGAAGCGCGCCTAA